Proteins found in one Candidatus Hadarchaeales archaeon genomic segment:
- a CDS encoding RnfABCDGE type electron transport complex subunit A, with the protein MENLLAIAVGMILVNNIVLTRFLGLCSFFGVSRRIRDALGMGIAVTFVMTCSAAITWFVYEYLLVPAGIQYMRIVVFILVIASFVQMVEVIVRKKAPSLYRAMGIYLPLITTNCAILGVVLINTEVERYSFVASTVSGFSAGIGYALAILLMAGIKERLEIAEIPESFRESPIGFIIAALLAMVFMGFGGMV; encoded by the coding sequence TTGGAGAACCTGCTCGCCATAGCAGTCGGAATGATACTCGTCAATAACATCGTGCTCACGAGATTTCTCGGTCTCTGTTCGTTCTTCGGGGTTTCGAGAAGAATAAGAGATGCGCTCGGAATGGGGATCGCCGTGACTTTCGTGATGACATGCTCCGCTGCGATCACTTGGTTTGTGTACGAATATCTGCTTGTGCCTGCAGGTATTCAGTACATGAGAATAGTAGTGTTCATTCTAGTTATAGCCAGTTTCGTTCAGATGGTTGAAGTGATAGTGAGGAAAAAAGCTCCCAGTCTCTATAGAGCGATGGGCATATATTTACCCCTCATTACAACAAACTGCGCGATTCTTGGTGTAGTTCTCATCAACACGGAGGTTGAAAGATATTCTTTCGTTGCGTCCACCGTTAGCGGTTTTTCTGCCGGCATAGGTTACGCTCTCGCGATCCTACTAATGGCCGGAATAAAAGAAAGGCTTGAAATCGCAGAAATACCCGAATCATTCAGAGAATCTCCAATCGGCTTCATAATCGCTGCCCTTCTCGCTATGGTCTTCATGGGGTTTGGAGGGATGGTGTGA
- a CDS encoding RnfABCDGE type electron transport complex subunit B produces the protein MIEALILGGLGFSFGVVLVYLARKFEVKVDERLEKIVELLPGKNCGTCGFANCEEMASASLKDPTYLERCRVLEPDNRRKIEEILGVSLQDISKKIAIVACTFQTENKFKYVGVQTCAAAVLVSSGFKKCKYACLGLGDCVRVCPFDAISISEGEVKIDKNKCVGCGLCVQTCPKNVINLVNAGAYVFVSCSSRDNAKTVVGVCKNGCIGCGLCAKACPVGAIKIENNLAIIDYSICTGCGKCAEVCPRKVIFKLRTN, from the coding sequence ATGATTGAAGCTCTCATCTTGGGTGGGCTTGGATTTTCATTTGGAGTAGTTCTGGTCTACCTTGCCAGAAAATTCGAGGTGAAGGTTGATGAAAGACTGGAGAAAATAGTCGAACTTCTCCCCGGAAAAAACTGTGGGACATGCGGTTTCGCAAATTGTGAAGAGATGGCCTCCGCTTCGCTAAAAGATCCAACATATTTGGAAAGATGTAGAGTTCTGGAACCGGATAACAGACGAAAAATCGAAGAAATTTTGGGGGTCAGCCTGCAAGATATTTCTAAGAAAATCGCAATTGTAGCATGTACTTTCCAAACTGAAAACAAGTTTAAATATGTCGGAGTTCAGACATGCGCGGCTGCTGTGCTTGTTTCAAGCGGTTTCAAAAAATGTAAGTATGCCTGTCTGGGTTTAGGGGACTGTGTCAGAGTCTGTCCTTTTGATGCGATATCAATCTCCGAGGGTGAGGTCAAAATAGATAAAAACAAATGTGTTGGATGTGGTCTCTGCGTACAAACCTGTCCGAAGAACGTAATTAATCTCGTAAATGCGGGTGCGTACGTATTTGTTTCGTGCAGCTCTAGAGACAACGCAAAAACTGTTGTCGGCGTGTGCAAGAATGGATGTATTGGATGCGGCCTATGCGCAAAGGCCTGTCCCGTCGGGGCGATAAAAATCGAAAACAACCTCGCGATCATAGATTATTCTATCTGTACTGGATGCGGAAAGTGCGCTGAAGTTTGTCCTAGAAAAGTAATCTTCAAACTACGGACCAATTAA
- the rsxC gene encoding electron transport complex subunit RsxC, protein MFRKFKGGIKLPHLKPTAGFTIERMKLPSLVVVPLKQHIGAVCEPLVQKGEKVKTGQKIGDSHANLSAPVHSPISGVVKEVRMHPIPTGEEVPSIFIESDGVDEWVETSGIDPEKAGREEILSKIREAGIVGLGGAAFPTHVKLNPPKKVDTLIINGCEGEPFITADHRLMLEYPERIMRGVEIMMKVCGAERAIIAIEEDKRDAEQQLKKFETERIKIAVLPSRYPQGDERHLIKALLRREVPAGGLPFDVGVVVQNVATAKAVADAILDGKPLIERIVTVTGAVRLPKNLLVRIGTLFSALIEECGGPAREYDKIVAGGPMMGFAQWCDIPVIKGTNCVLLMKSVEDEERDCIRCGRCVDVCPMGLEPTMLASFSKKKMFDKCLEYRVTSCDECGCCAYVCPSKIPLVQYIKLAKDALRRSA, encoded by the coding sequence GTGTTCAGAAAATTTAAAGGAGGAATAAAACTTCCTCACCTAAAGCCTACGGCTGGCTTTACGATCGAAAGAATGAAGCTTCCGTCTCTCGTCGTCGTGCCGTTAAAGCAGCACATAGGGGCGGTGTGCGAACCACTAGTTCAAAAAGGAGAGAAGGTTAAAACTGGACAGAAAATTGGGGATTCCCATGCGAATCTTTCTGCTCCAGTTCATTCGCCGATTTCGGGAGTCGTCAAAGAGGTCAGGATGCATCCGATTCCAACCGGAGAAGAGGTTCCGAGCATATTCATCGAAAGCGATGGTGTTGATGAATGGGTAGAAACTTCCGGAATCGATCCGGAGAAAGCCGGAAGGGAGGAAATACTTTCGAAAATAAGAGAAGCTGGAATTGTTGGGCTCGGAGGGGCGGCGTTTCCTACTCACGTGAAACTGAACCCCCCAAAGAAGGTTGATACTCTCATAATCAACGGCTGCGAGGGAGAACCTTTCATCACAGCCGATCACCGTCTGATGCTCGAGTATCCAGAGCGGATTATGCGGGGTGTGGAGATAATGATGAAAGTTTGCGGAGCCGAAAGAGCAATCATCGCAATCGAGGAGGACAAGAGAGACGCCGAACAACAGCTGAAAAAATTTGAAACAGAACGAATAAAAATCGCGGTGTTACCATCTAGATATCCACAAGGTGATGAGAGACATCTAATCAAAGCATTACTCAGAAGAGAGGTTCCAGCTGGCGGTCTTCCTTTTGACGTTGGAGTGGTGGTTCAAAATGTGGCTACAGCGAAGGCAGTGGCTGATGCTATTCTAGACGGAAAACCTCTGATTGAGCGGATAGTGACAGTCACCGGCGCAGTCCGATTACCGAAAAATCTCTTGGTCAGAATTGGAACCCTTTTTTCTGCTCTCATTGAAGAATGCGGCGGACCAGCCAGAGAATATGACAAGATAGTTGCCGGAGGTCCCATGATGGGTTTTGCACAGTGGTGCGATATACCAGTCATAAAGGGAACTAACTGCGTTCTGCTCATGAAATCCGTAGAAGATGAAGAGAGAGATTGTATAAGATGCGGAAGGTGTGTGGATGTTTGCCCGATGGGGCTTGAACCAACCATGCTCGCTTCTTTTTCCAAGAAAAAAATGTTTGACAAATGTCTGGAATATCGGGTGACCAGTTGTGATGAATGTGGATGCTGTGCCTATGTCTGTCCCTCAAAAATCCCCCTCGTGCAATATATCAAGCTAGCAAAAGATGCACTGAGGAGATCCGCATGA
- a CDS encoding Lrp/AsnC ligand binding domain-containing protein, with amino-acid sequence MTKEKMTEAYILITAAIGKVKKVAKALTKIEGVKSVHVVTGPYDIIAFVEAKDMNTLSSVIIEKIHKIAGIVDTNTAVVVDI; translated from the coding sequence ATGACGAAAGAGAAAATGACTGAGGCGTACATTTTGATAACGGCAGCGATTGGAAAAGTGAAGAAAGTGGCCAAGGCGTTAACGAAAATCGAGGGCGTGAAATCGGTTCACGTGGTCACAGGGCCATACGATATAATCGCCTTTGTTGAAGCGAAGGATATGAACACCCTCAGCAGCGTGATAATTGAGAAAATACACAAAATAGCAGGGATAGTCGACACGAACACCGCAGTGGTCGTTGATATCTAG
- a CDS encoding RnfABCDGE type electron transport complex subunit D — translation MNKLVVSPSPHIKDSITVEEIMYSVIIALVPAVVAGAYFFGIEILAVIAVSILTAVVTEYVAMKLMKRKFRNDGSAILTGLLLALTLPPTVPLWIPAVGAFFAIAIVKCAFGGLGHNIFNPALAGRIFLALSWPSLMRKWPEWVGPDGITTATPLQLWKFQNTLTPYFKLFIGNVGGCIGETSALALLIGGLFLISRKYIDWKIPVSFIGTVGLLMFLLGQDPIFHILAGGLFLGAFFMATDYVTTPLTGKGRVIFGVGAGILVVIFRMYSGMTEGVAFSILIMNAFTPLIDKVIKPKVYGTTKVKT, via the coding sequence ATGAACAAGCTGGTTGTTTCTCCAAGTCCTCACATAAAAGATTCCATAACAGTAGAGGAGATAATGTATTCCGTCATTATCGCGCTCGTTCCGGCGGTCGTGGCTGGGGCATACTTTTTCGGGATCGAAATTCTAGCCGTGATAGCTGTATCAATTCTGACGGCCGTGGTTACCGAATACGTCGCAATGAAGCTAATGAAAAGAAAATTCAGAAATGACGGGAGCGCGATTCTCACAGGTTTGTTGCTCGCTCTCACACTTCCACCCACGGTTCCTCTCTGGATACCAGCTGTAGGGGCATTTTTCGCCATAGCGATTGTGAAATGTGCATTCGGAGGACTCGGGCACAACATCTTTAATCCTGCATTGGCTGGAAGAATCTTTCTTGCCCTTTCTTGGCCATCTCTGATGAGAAAATGGCCCGAGTGGGTGGGTCCTGACGGAATAACCACGGCTACCCCACTTCAATTATGGAAGTTTCAAAACACTCTCACTCCCTATTTCAAACTTTTCATCGGAAATGTTGGCGGATGCATAGGTGAGACTTCCGCTCTGGCATTGCTCATAGGCGGCCTCTTTCTGATTTCCAGAAAATACATAGACTGGAAGATTCCAGTCTCTTTCATAGGAACCGTTGGGCTCCTGATGTTTCTGCTCGGTCAGGATCCGATCTTCCACATACTGGCGGGAGGACTTTTCCTTGGAGCATTTTTCATGGCAACGGACTATGTGACCACTCCATTGACCGGGAAGGGTAGAGTGATCTTTGGTGTCGGGGCTGGAATTCTGGTTGTCATTTTCCGAATGTATAGTGGGATGACTGAAGGTGTGGCGTTCTCGATTCTCATCATGAACGCCTTTACACCTTTGATAGATAAGGTCATCAAACCCAAGGTTTATGGAACCACAAAGGTGAAAACATGA
- a CDS encoding RnfABCDGE type electron transport complex subunit G translates to MNTREIMVLTIICIISGFCLFAVHNLVKERIEKTENTEMIRLLSEIFPSSEFAEENGIYLARSKENGELEGYIAMAEGKGYGGSISLMIGIHKDGTIKKVKILKQSETPGLGARITEENFLAQFEGKSVDEVMLKRDGGTIDAISGATISSRAVVEAVREKMLELAYLWGSAG, encoded by the coding sequence ATGAATACCAGAGAGATCATGGTTTTGACCATAATCTGCATAATTTCCGGTTTCTGCCTTTTTGCAGTCCACAATCTCGTGAAGGAAAGGATAGAAAAAACTGAAAACACTGAAATGATCAGACTTTTGTCCGAAATTTTTCCCTCCTCGGAATTCGCAGAAGAAAACGGGATATATCTCGCGCGGAGCAAAGAAAATGGAGAATTGGAGGGATACATAGCGATGGCAGAAGGGAAGGGATATGGTGGTAGCATCTCGTTAATGATTGGAATCCACAAAGATGGGACTATCAAAAAGGTCAAAATCCTAAAACAGAGCGAGACTCCAGGGCTCGGGGCAAGGATAACGGAAGAAAACTTTCTTGCTCAATTTGAGGGGAAAAGCGTCGATGAGGTAATGCTCAAGAGAGATGGTGGAACAATAGACGCAATAAGCGGGGCTACCATAAGCTCGCGGGCAGTCGTGGAAGCTGTCAGAGAGAAGATGCTCGAACTGGCTTATCTTTGGGGGTCCGCGGGATGA
- a CDS encoding P-loop NTPase produces the protein MYRILRDPRIEAAKRMMSRVKRILCFASGKGGVGKSVLSSASALLLSSSGRKTGLLDLDFHGPSAHTILGARVGFGENRGIIPHEFNGIKIMSIVPFAGRKPILWRGSDISQSILELLAITRWGELDFLVIDMPPGTGEEILETSKILERGEFVIVTTPSLLSIETVKRLILALKELEVEISGVIENMGDGNKAKKLSKEYKIRFLGNVRYDENLEKAIGKPNKLLKTKISKDLQKILQIL, from the coding sequence TTGTATAGAATCCTTCGTGATCCAAGAATAGAAGCGGCAAAACGCATGATGTCTAGAGTAAAACGAATACTCTGTTTCGCCAGCGGAAAGGGGGGTGTGGGCAAAAGTGTGCTTTCATCAGCTTCTGCTCTGCTCCTTTCTTCGTCTGGGAGAAAAACAGGCTTGTTAGATCTGGACTTCCACGGGCCATCTGCACACACCATTCTCGGAGCGAGAGTTGGATTCGGAGAGAATAGAGGAATAATACCACACGAGTTCAACGGAATAAAAATAATGTCTATTGTTCCGTTTGCCGGACGAAAACCGATCTTGTGGAGAGGGAGCGACATCTCTCAGTCCATCTTAGAGCTCTTGGCAATAACGAGATGGGGGGAACTTGACTTTTTGGTGATTGACATGCCCCCTGGAACTGGTGAGGAGATTCTCGAAACCAGCAAAATTCTTGAGAGGGGGGAGTTTGTAATCGTGACTACTCCTTCTCTTCTTTCGATCGAAACTGTCAAGAGGTTGATTCTCGCTCTTAAAGAACTCGAAGTGGAAATCTCCGGAGTTATAGAAAACATGGGGGATGGCAATAAGGCCAAAAAACTCTCCAAGGAATACAAAATCAGGTTTCTTGGCAATGTGAGATATGATGAAAATCTGGAAAAAGCAATTGGAAAACCAAACAAACTTTTGAAAACCAAAATATCGAAAGACCTTCAAAAGATACTGCAAATCCTATAG
- the hypA gene encoding hydrogenase nickel incorporation protein HypA, whose translation MHEWAIAEGIVATVLKSSGGKKVKKVKLRVGELQQIDLEILEFAVKEISKIEQGKEIAEIDVEIERTEFECHECHKRWRLHLSRSNTEIAELVHFLPESSKIHLRCPHCGSSDFEISGGRGVCIESFVIQE comes from the coding sequence ATGCACGAATGGGCTATCGCTGAAGGAATAGTCGCAACAGTCTTGAAGAGCTCTGGAGGAAAAAAAGTCAAAAAAGTAAAACTTCGAGTCGGTGAACTGCAACAAATAGATTTAGAAATCTTGGAATTCGCCGTTAAAGAAATTTCCAAGATCGAACAGGGAAAAGAAATAGCTGAAATCGACGTTGAGATCGAGAGAACAGAGTTTGAGTGCCACGAATGTCACAAAAGATGGCGCCTGCACCTTTCACGTTCGAATACAGAAATTGCGGAACTCGTACACTTCTTGCCTGAGAGCTCAAAGATTCACTTAAGATGTCCGCACTGTGGTTCGTCAGACTTTGAAATCTCCGGAGGTAGGGGAGTTTGTATAGAATCCTTCGTGATCCAAGAATAG
- a CDS encoding FAD:protein FMN transferase, with product MEDQPKTEGLLNVTAGQLGASLLGALFWISLATLIHPNAYGYLSWLFSIGMFASIFCLLGFEKTIVVFGKKGETVSKFFLIVLATSVWIAIALSLFVHWIVGISALGFSLFSLAVHRELAREDYGRYMWMWLGSKSLSIFLGFLLYRFSGLVIYILLGFALAHLIFSIPLFSLRISKQSPTKEEITFSAGALGSNVVSGSMQFVDKIIVGMLFGMSTLAVYQLAYRIFVLFSVVSQIFFFYLLPKKSNGEDTRKIERKGLLLSAILSLIVFVLSPLLVRQVFPSFQEGVKACQIAGLAIFPSSLSAIMFSELYGRKRPQLIFLSQIAGLAVWLGTAIVFGNLYGVTGLAASVLTMHSIIALFSLVSVSQPRLPVFYKKILQGLAIMLIFSISLLAVAYIYGERTEISGNILRETRLIMDTYATITVCHENLKLARIAVDAAFREISRIDSLMSEFDPKSEIYSLNNSGDWVSLSQETIFVLSKAKEYSKISGGCFDITVKPLVDLWMKKTRETGRMPSQDELENVLKFVDWSAVLLTENAGKLAKEGMKVTLGGIAKGYAVDRACEVLSSYGVENFLVDIGGDMRAFGRKGTERWKIGVQDPRNPTKLVEILEIENAAVATSGDYQRFFFLSGKRIHHIVDPRTGYPADLSMSVTVIASTCLDADALSTAVFVMGPENGAELIRNLGLSALIVSSSGEILKVNWSVV from the coding sequence ATGGAGGACCAGCCAAAGACCGAAGGTCTGCTTAACGTGACTGCGGGCCAGTTGGGTGCGTCGCTTTTGGGTGCTCTGTTCTGGATTTCTCTCGCAACTCTCATACACCCTAACGCATATGGATATCTGAGCTGGCTTTTCTCGATCGGGATGTTTGCTTCAATTTTCTGCCTTCTCGGTTTCGAAAAAACCATCGTTGTGTTTGGAAAGAAAGGAGAAACAGTTTCCAAGTTCTTTCTGATAGTTTTAGCCACGAGTGTGTGGATTGCCATCGCACTTTCTCTCTTTGTTCACTGGATAGTTGGAATTTCGGCTCTCGGATTTTCCCTTTTTTCACTCGCTGTTCATCGCGAACTTGCTAGAGAGGACTACGGCCGTTATATGTGGATGTGGCTTGGTTCAAAATCCTTATCCATATTTCTCGGTTTTCTGCTGTACAGATTTTCCGGACTAGTGATCTACATACTTCTCGGATTTGCTCTGGCTCATCTCATTTTCTCGATCCCGCTTTTTTCTCTCAGAATTTCCAAGCAGAGTCCAACAAAGGAGGAGATAACCTTTTCTGCTGGAGCTCTCGGTTCAAATGTTGTTTCGGGCTCGATGCAGTTCGTCGACAAAATTATAGTAGGCATGCTCTTCGGGATGTCCACGCTTGCAGTTTATCAACTTGCTTATAGGATATTTGTTTTGTTTTCCGTGGTCTCCCAAATTTTCTTCTTTTATCTTCTTCCAAAGAAATCGAACGGCGAAGACACTAGAAAAATTGAAAGAAAAGGACTGCTTCTATCAGCAATTCTGTCGTTGATCGTTTTTGTGTTATCTCCCCTCTTGGTTCGGCAAGTTTTCCCAAGCTTTCAGGAAGGTGTGAAGGCATGTCAGATAGCCGGACTTGCAATATTTCCATCATCACTTTCCGCCATCATGTTCTCGGAACTATATGGTAGAAAAAGACCTCAACTGATTTTCCTGTCACAGATTGCTGGACTTGCTGTCTGGCTGGGCACAGCGATTGTTTTTGGAAATCTTTACGGCGTGACCGGCCTCGCGGCCTCAGTGCTTACCATGCATTCGATAATCGCTTTGTTTTCCTTGGTTTCGGTCTCACAACCCAGACTACCAGTTTTTTATAAAAAAATTCTGCAGGGTCTGGCCATCATGCTTATTTTTTCGATTTCTCTGCTTGCAGTCGCCTACATTTATGGGGAGCGAACGGAAATCTCCGGAAACATTCTTCGCGAGACCAGACTGATTATGGACACGTATGCGACGATAACAGTTTGCCATGAAAATTTGAAGCTCGCGAGGATAGCAGTTGACGCCGCCTTCCGCGAAATTTCGAGAATTGATTCTCTGATGTCTGAATTCGACCCAAAAAGTGAGATTTATTCGCTCAACAACTCTGGCGACTGGGTTTCGCTCTCACAAGAAACGATTTTTGTGCTAAGCAAAGCGAAAGAGTATTCGAAGATTTCGGGCGGTTGTTTTGACATAACCGTGAAGCCGTTGGTAGATCTTTGGATGAAAAAGACGAGGGAAACGGGACGAATGCCTAGCCAAGATGAGTTGGAAAACGTTTTAAAATTCGTCGACTGGTCAGCTGTTCTTCTTACGGAAAATGCCGGAAAATTAGCGAAAGAAGGAATGAAAGTTACCCTCGGCGGAATAGCAAAGGGGTACGCGGTTGACAGAGCTTGTGAGGTTTTATCATCTTACGGAGTCGAAAACTTCCTCGTCGACATAGGCGGAGACATGAGGGCATTCGGGAGAAAGGGAACAGAGCGCTGGAAAATAGGAGTTCAGGACCCGAGAAATCCAACAAAGCTCGTAGAAATCTTGGAGATCGAGAACGCAGCTGTGGCAACTTCCGGAGACTATCAAAGATTTTTCTTTTTAAGCGGAAAGAGAATTCATCACATCGTGGATCCTAGAACTGGGTATCCCGCAGATTTGTCGATGAGCGTCACCGTCATTGCTTCAACATGCCTAGATGCAGATGCTCTGAGCACAGCGGTTTTCGTGATGGGTCCTGAAAATGGAGCGGAGCTAATCAGAAATCTCGGTCTGAGCGCCTTGATCGTCTCATCTTCCGGAGAAATCCTCAAAGTTAATTGGTCCGTAGTTTGA
- a CDS encoding aspartate dehydrogenase, with product MLGVGIIGCGALGSILAKEIDIEEAGEVRLVGVLDKKMEAAEKLSKTLRKKPKIFKTIEEMLADKEIDIVVETASQEAVKQYSEKILKAGKDLVILSVGALADKKLLSSLIKIAKKTGKKIYVPSGAILGVDGIKAISIREVDEVLIITRKPPRALSYSEYVKRKRIDLKKMRHPKVIFEGPAKEAVKFFPASVNVAATVSLAGVGFDKTKVKIIVDPTLKRNIHEIHIRGVAGEYSIIAKNLPTAESAKTSMLAALSTVRLLKSLQEPLKIGE from the coding sequence ATGCTGGGAGTTGGAATAATCGGATGCGGCGCTCTCGGTAGCATCTTGGCAAAAGAGATAGACATAGAAGAGGCGGGAGAAGTGAGACTAGTCGGGGTTCTTGACAAAAAGATGGAAGCTGCAGAAAAACTCTCGAAAACACTTAGAAAAAAACCGAAAATCTTCAAAACTATTGAAGAGATGCTCGCGGACAAGGAAATAGACATTGTGGTAGAAACCGCTTCGCAGGAGGCTGTCAAACAGTACTCCGAAAAGATATTGAAAGCCGGAAAAGATTTGGTGATTTTAAGTGTTGGAGCGCTGGCCGACAAAAAACTTCTTTCCTCGCTCATAAAGATCGCAAAAAAGACTGGAAAGAAGATATACGTTCCGTCGGGGGCGATCTTAGGAGTCGATGGGATAAAAGCAATAAGCATACGAGAAGTTGACGAGGTACTGATAATCACGAGAAAACCGCCCAGAGCGCTCAGCTATAGCGAGTATGTCAAAAGAAAAAGAATTGATCTAAAAAAGATGAGGCATCCGAAGGTCATTTTTGAGGGACCAGCCAAGGAGGCCGTAAAATTCTTTCCAGCGAGTGTAAATGTGGCCGCAACGGTGAGTCTGGCTGGTGTCGGATTTGACAAAACCAAAGTGAAAATAATCGTGGACCCAACCCTGAAGAGAAACATACACGAAATACACATTAGGGGGGTTGCTGGCGAATATTCCATAATCGCCAAAAATTTACCTACGGCCGAGTCAGCCAAGACAAGCATGCTGGCAGCCCTCTCCACTGTGAGGCTTCTCAAGAGCTTGCAAGAGCCTCTCAAGATTGGTGAGTGA
- the nadC gene encoding carboxylating nicotinate-nucleotide diphosphorylase: MDRKLIRQMLKEDVGKGDITSEILIGRKVRAKGKIITKQDGVLAGAEEASRIFAEVGVKSKILRKDGEEIKKGDVVMEVEGPARKILMAERMALNVLMRMSGIATATKKLLELARRKNPNIIIAATRKTAPLLLGLDKKAVMIGGGSTHRKNLSEMILIKDNHLKLVGSVELAVRKAKEAGKTPVEVEVTNIEDAVKAAEAGADIILLDNMSVEEVKEVTKLLKRKGLREKVKLEVSGGIGPENISDYAATGVDVISSSYMTMKAPAIDMSLEIE, encoded by the coding sequence ATGGATAGAAAACTCATCAGACAAATGCTGAAAGAAGACGTCGGAAAAGGGGACATAACCTCAGAAATTCTCATTGGCAGGAAAGTTAGAGCAAAAGGAAAAATAATCACAAAACAAGACGGCGTGTTGGCCGGAGCAGAAGAAGCTTCTAGAATTTTTGCGGAAGTCGGTGTAAAATCGAAGATTCTGAGGAAAGATGGAGAGGAAATAAAGAAAGGCGATGTTGTAATGGAAGTCGAAGGACCAGCTAGGAAAATCCTCATGGCAGAAAGAATGGCCCTGAACGTGCTCATGCGAATGAGTGGTATAGCTACTGCAACAAAAAAGCTACTTGAACTTGCGAGAAGAAAAAATCCAAATATCATAATCGCTGCAACGAGAAAAACTGCCCCACTTTTGCTCGGGCTGGACAAAAAAGCTGTAATGATCGGTGGAGGAAGTACCCACAGGAAAAACCTAAGTGAAATGATTTTAATAAAGGATAATCACCTAAAGCTCGTCGGATCCGTTGAACTGGCTGTAAGGAAAGCAAAAGAGGCCGGCAAAACTCCTGTCGAAGTTGAGGTAACAAATATCGAGGATGCCGTCAAAGCGGCAGAAGCGGGAGCAGACATAATTCTGCTCGATAACATGAGCGTCGAAGAAGTGAAAGAAGTCACAAAACTCTTGAAGAGAAAAGGTTTGAGAGAAAAGGTCAAGCTAGAGGTTTCTGGTGGAATAGGCCCGGAGAATATATCTGACTATGCTGCAACTGGAGTCGACGTAATTTCCTCAAGTTACATGACGATGAAAGCTCCGGCGATTGACATGAGTTTGGAGATAGAGTAA
- a CDS encoding RnfABCDGE type electron transport complex subunit E: MKEFTKGILKRNPIFYLMLGLCPTLAITTAVENALIMSAAFLFVMIPSAAIISMVRRWIPRNVRIPSFIVIIATFTTIIDLLIHGFLPRFYEVLGIFIPLIVVNCIVMGRVEAFASKNPVRESILDAAGMGIGFSAAIVVVSIIRELLGRGYVEIFGYTVIPSFTRSPIGVMILPPGAFLTIGIIIAIFKKKGLLKGV; the protein is encoded by the coding sequence ATGAAGGAGTTCACAAAGGGGATTTTGAAAAGAAATCCGATATTTTACCTCATGCTTGGTCTATGTCCTACGCTTGCGATTACGACAGCTGTCGAAAACGCCTTGATAATGTCCGCCGCATTCCTTTTCGTGATGATCCCGTCGGCCGCGATAATCTCGATGGTTAGAAGGTGGATCCCAAGAAATGTGAGAATCCCATCTTTCATTGTCATAATTGCAACCTTCACAACCATCATCGACCTCCTCATCCACGGCTTCCTGCCCAGATTTTACGAAGTTTTGGGAATATTCATCCCACTCATCGTCGTGAACTGCATAGTTATGGGGAGAGTAGAAGCATTTGCCTCGAAAAATCCGGTTAGAGAATCAATACTTGATGCTGCTGGCATGGGGATCGGATTTTCGGCCGCCATTGTCGTCGTTTCTATAATAAGAGAATTGCTCGGAAGAGGTTATGTAGAGATCTTCGGATATACGGTGATTCCCTCTTTTACCCGGTCGCCAATCGGAGTGATGATTCTTCCGCCAGGAGCTTTTCTCACGATCGGGATAATCATAGCGATTTTCAAGAAGAAGGGGTTGCTTAAAGGGGTGTGA